From the genome of Porphyromonadaceae bacterium W3.11:
TAAGATCATCCTCTACCACCTGCTCAATAAAGTTTAGTGAGCGTCCACCACTTAAATCTTTCTGATCTATCTCCTTACTCATTATAGTCTCTATATTAATCTTTTTTTATTCAATTACGCCCTTCCGTCCATCTATAGCTTACTGATGAATACGAAGTTCTTCAATATCTCATCATCACTATTTTCAATCTCACTGCCCTTACCTTCCCACCAAATATTACCTGCATTAATGAATAAGACATGATCACCAATATTAGAGACTGAGTTCATGTCATGTGTATTAATGATGGTAGTGATATCATTTTCCTTTGTGATCTCTCTTAGCAGTGCGTCAATCATCTTAGAAGTCTCTGGGTCAAGACCACTAGAAGGCTCATCACAAAATAGATAACGAGGGTTAAGGGCTATCGCTCTAGCAATAGCTACACGCTTTTTCATCCCCCCACTAATCTCACCTGGATACTTATATCGTGCATCGTAGAGATTCACTTTCCGCAAGCAGTCTCTAGCACGCTTTCTTCTATTGGCGGCCTTCTCTTTTGAGAACATCTGCAAGGGAAATAGCACATTCTCAAAGACTGACATACTATCAAAGAGAGCTGAGTTTTGGAAAAGCATCCCTACCTCACGTCTCAAAAGCTGGGTATCATCCTTATCCATCTCATGCAAGCTACGTCCGTCATAGAGGACCTCTCCCTCATCGGGAATCTCTAGCCCTACGATACACTTCATCAAGACTGTCTTCCCAACACCACTCTTACCAATAATCAGCGAACACTCGCCTGACTTAAACTCGGTATTAACGCCCATCAGGACATTCTTCTTACCATAGCTTTTCTTTATGTCTTTTATCTCTATCATTTCTCATTAAGTCAGCAAAAGTTGAGTCAGCACCAAGTCACTAAGAAGGATGGCTACGTTACTAGCAACTACGGCCTGAGTACTAGACTTACCTACCTCTAATGCTCCACCCTTCACATTATAGCCATAGTAGCTAGCCAAGCTAGCAATAAAGAATACATATACCACACTCTTAACAATCGAGTAGAATATATTAAACGGCTTGAAGTAGAGCTGAAGCCCCATCTCAAATTCTGAGATTGGGACATCTGGAATCATCAGGGTGGCCACATATCCTCCACCTATCCCAACAAACATACTAAATAACACCAGGACAGGCACATACATCATCAGCCCTAATATCTTTGGCAGGATGACATAATTCGCAGAGTTCACGCCCATAATATCCATAGCATCAAGCTGCTCTGTAATGCGCATCGTCCCGATCTCACTAGCGATACTACTCCCACACTTTCCAGCTAAGATCATACACATGATAGTGCTCGAAAACTCCAATAGGATAATCTCCCTAGCAGTATAGCCAATAGTAAACTTA
Proteins encoded in this window:
- a CDS encoding ATP-binding cassette domain-containing protein; the encoded protein is MIEIKDIKKSYGKKNVLMGVNTEFKSGECSLIIGKSGVGKTVLMKCIVGLEIPDEGEVLYDGRSLHEMDKDDTQLLRREVGMLFQNSALFDSMSVFENVLFPLQMFSKEKAANRRKRARDCLRKVNLYDARYKYPGEISGGMKKRVAIARAIALNPRYLFCDEPSSGLDPETSKMIDALLREITKENDITTIINTHDMNSVSNIGDHVLFINAGNIWWEGKGSEIENSDDEILKNFVFISKL
- a CDS encoding ABC transporter permease, translating into MKSVFEAIGKYMQLLGVVFQRPQRFRMFLRELIREIYTQGVGSMWIVALVSFFIGAVVSMQLGINMSSPLIPKFTIGYTAREIILLEFSSTIMCMILAGKCGSSIASEIGTMRITEQLDAMDIMGVNSANYVILPKILGLMMYVPVLVLFSMFVGIGGGYVATLMIPDVPISEFEMGLQLYFKPFNIFYSIVKSVVYVFFIASLASYYGYNVKGGALEVGKSSTQAVVASNVAILLSDLVLTQLLLT